The following proteins are encoded in a genomic region of Streptomyces lunaelactis:
- the leuD gene encoding 3-isopropylmalate dehydratase small subunit, producing MEAFTAHTGRAVPLRRSNVDTDQIIPAHWLKKVTRDGFEDGLFEAWRKDSSFILNQPERKGATVLVAGPDFGTGSSREHAVWALQNYGFKAVISSRFADIFRGNSLKNGLLTVVLEQKVVDALWELTEADPTAEITVDLEKRQVLATGITADFELDENARWRLLNGLDDISLTLQNEADIAAYEASRPAFKPRTIEA from the coding sequence ATGGAAGCCTTCACCGCACACACCGGCCGGGCCGTACCGCTGCGCCGCAGCAACGTCGACACCGACCAGATCATCCCGGCCCACTGGCTCAAGAAGGTCACCCGCGACGGCTTCGAGGACGGGCTCTTCGAGGCCTGGCGCAAGGACTCGTCCTTCATCCTCAACCAGCCCGAGCGCAAGGGCGCCACGGTCCTGGTGGCCGGCCCCGACTTCGGCACCGGATCCTCCCGCGAGCACGCCGTATGGGCCCTGCAGAACTACGGCTTCAAGGCCGTCATCTCCTCCCGGTTCGCCGACATCTTCCGCGGTAACTCGCTCAAGAACGGTCTGCTGACAGTGGTTCTGGAGCAGAAGGTGGTGGACGCGCTCTGGGAGCTGACCGAGGCCGACCCGACCGCTGAGATCACCGTGGACTTGGAGAAGCGACAGGTTCTGGCCACCGGAATCACGGCTGACTTCGAGCTTGACGAGAACGCCCGATGGAGGCTGCTGAACGGTCTCGACGACATCAGCCTCACCCTTCAGAACGAAGCCGACATCGCGGCTTACGAGGCCTCCCGACCGGCCTTCAAACCTCGCACAATTGAGGCCTGA
- a CDS encoding HU family DNA-binding protein yields the protein MNKAQLVEAIADKVGGRQQAAEAVDAVLDAIVRAVVGGDRVSVTGFGSFEKVDRPARYARNPQTGERVRVKKTSVPRFRAGQGFKDLVSGSKKLPRGGEVAVKKAPKGSLTGGVAARATVKKAAAKKATTAKKATAKKTVAKTAAAKKTTAKKTVAKKAAAKKTTAKKATTAKKATAKKATAKKTAPAKKATAKKAPAKKATSRKTTAKKTTARKK from the coding sequence GTGAACAAGGCGCAGCTCGTAGAAGCGATTGCCGACAAGGTCGGCGGCCGTCAGCAGGCCGCCGAGGCTGTCGACGCGGTACTTGACGCGATCGTCCGCGCCGTTGTCGGAGGAGACCGGGTTTCGGTCACCGGCTTCGGCTCGTTCGAGAAGGTCGACCGTCCCGCCCGTTACGCCCGCAACCCGCAGACGGGTGAGCGCGTACGGGTCAAGAAGACCTCCGTTCCGCGTTTCCGTGCGGGCCAGGGCTTCAAGGACCTGGTGAGCGGCTCGAAGAAGCTCCCCAGGGGTGGCGAGGTCGCCGTCAAGAAGGCTCCCAAGGGCAGCCTCACGGGTGGCGTTGCCGCCCGTGCGACGGTGAAGAAGGCCGCGGCCAAGAAGGCCACCACCGCCAAGAAGGCGACGGCCAAGAAGACCGTGGCGAAGACGGCCGCGGCGAAGAAGACCACCGCCAAGAAGACCGTGGCGAAGAAGGCCGCGGCGAAGAAGACCACGGCGAAGAAGGCGACGACGGCCAAGAAGGCCACCGCCAAGAAGGCGACCGCGAAGAAGACCGCGCCCGCCAAGAAGGCCACGGCCAAGAAGGCGCCCGCCAAGAAGGCGACGTCACGCAAGACCACCGCCAAGAAGACCACTGCCAGGAAGAAGTAA
- the cofC gene encoding 2-phospho-L-lactate guanylyltransferase encodes MRMDGEPATNTDPTAPWSLVVPLKPLALAKSRLSAAADDVLRPHLALAFALDTVTAALACPAVRDVAVVTDDPGAAAELAALGARIVPDSPAAGLNAALTHGAQAVRALRPAAAVAALNADLPALRPVELTRVLAKAAIFPRAFLTDAAGIGTTLLSAASGVELRPAFGGRSRRRHLRSGAAEILLDAVDSVRQDVDTGDDLQAALALGVGPRTAERWAAGAHAMEGRRDG; translated from the coding sequence ATGCGCATGGACGGAGAACCCGCCACGAACACCGACCCGACGGCCCCCTGGTCCCTGGTCGTCCCGCTGAAACCTCTCGCACTGGCCAAGAGCAGGCTTTCGGCGGCCGCGGACGACGTGCTGCGGCCGCATCTCGCCCTCGCCTTCGCCCTGGACACCGTGACCGCGGCGCTGGCCTGCCCGGCTGTGCGGGATGTGGCGGTCGTCACGGACGACCCGGGGGCCGCGGCCGAGCTCGCCGCGCTGGGGGCGCGGATCGTGCCGGACTCCCCGGCGGCGGGACTCAACGCGGCGCTGACGCACGGGGCACAGGCGGTGCGGGCGCTGCGGCCCGCCGCAGCGGTCGCCGCCCTCAACGCCGATCTGCCCGCATTGCGTCCCGTGGAATTGACGCGGGTGCTGGCGAAGGCAGCGATATTCCCCCGGGCATTTCTGACGGATGCGGCCGGAATCGGCACGACTTTACTCTCGGCTGCCTCGGGCGTGGAATTGCGTCCTGCTTTCGGCGGCCGGTCGCGGCGCCGGCATTTGCGCTCGGGGGCCGCGGAAATCCTGCTCGACGCCGTCGATTCGGTACGGCAGGACGTGGACACGGGGGACGATCTTCAGGCCGCTCTGGCGTTGGGCGTGGGCCCGCGTACCGCCGAGCGATGGGCGGCCGGCGCCCACGCCATGGAGGGCCGGCGGGACGGCTGA
- a CDS encoding lysophospholipid acyltransferase family protein has translation MSRRRIGFWYRLAAVIAKPPLLVLFKRDWRGMEHIPADGGFITAVNHNSYLDPLSYGHFQYNSGRVPRLLAKAALFKVPFVGMILRGTGQIPVYRETNNALDAFRAAVDAIQCGECVAFYPEGTLTRDPGMWPMAGKTGVARVALLTKAPVIPVAQWGANLAMPPYAKENKFRFFPRKTLKVQAGPPVDLSRFYGLEPTPEVLREATEAVMAAITELLEEVRGEQAPTEPYDHRNAREEQRRKAAGEATK, from the coding sequence GTGTCCCGCCGTAGAATCGGCTTCTGGTACCGCCTGGCGGCGGTCATCGCTAAACCGCCGCTGTTGGTTCTGTTCAAGCGGGACTGGCGGGGAATGGAACACATTCCGGCCGACGGCGGATTCATCACCGCGGTCAACCACAACTCGTATCTGGACCCGCTCTCCTACGGTCACTTCCAGTACAACAGCGGACGAGTGCCGCGGCTGCTGGCCAAGGCGGCTCTGTTCAAGGTCCCTTTCGTCGGGATGATTCTGCGCGGCACCGGACAGATTCCCGTCTACCGCGAGACCAACAACGCGCTGGATGCCTTCCGTGCCGCCGTGGACGCCATCCAGTGCGGTGAATGCGTCGCCTTCTACCCGGAGGGCACTCTCACCCGCGACCCGGGCATGTGGCCGATGGCCGGCAAGACCGGTGTGGCACGCGTCGCGTTGCTGACCAAGGCCCCGGTCATCCCTGTCGCACAGTGGGGCGCCAACCTGGCGATGCCGCCGTACGCCAAGGAGAACAAATTCCGGTTCTTCCCCCGCAAGACACTGAAGGTGCAGGCGGGACCGCCCGTCGACCTCTCCCGGTTCTACGGACTCGAGCCCACTCCCGAGGTACTGCGCGAGGCGACCGAGGCCGTCATGGCCGCGATCACCGAGCTGCTCGAGGAGGTGCGCGGCGAACAGGCACCGACCGAGCCGTACGACCACCGCAATGCACGTGAGGAACAGCGGCGCAAAGCCGCGGGGGAGGCAACCAAGTGA
- a CDS encoding NAD(P)H-dependent glycerol-3-phosphate dehydrogenase, producing the protein MSDRVKAAVFGTGSWGTAFAMVLADAGCEVTLWARRAEVAEAVNTTGTNPDYLPGIELPDSVRATTDPAEAAAGADFTVLTIPSQTLRGNLAEWVPLLAPGTVLVSLMKGVELGTAKRMSEVIEEVAKVSADRVAVVTGPNLAKEIAQRRPAAAVVACRDEAVARRLQSACHTPYFRPYTNTDVVGCELGGAVKNVIGLAVGIADGMGLGDNAKGSLITRGLAETTRLGLAMGADPMTFSGLAGLGDLVATCSSPLSRNHTFGTNLGRGMTLEETIAVTKQTAEGVKSCESVLDLARRHGVDMPITETVVGIVHEGKPPVVALKELMSRSAKPERH; encoded by the coding sequence GTGAGCGACCGCGTCAAGGCAGCCGTCTTTGGAACCGGCTCGTGGGGTACGGCGTTCGCCATGGTCCTCGCCGACGCGGGCTGCGAGGTGACCCTCTGGGCCCGCCGCGCCGAAGTCGCCGAAGCCGTCAACACCACCGGCACCAACCCCGACTATCTGCCGGGAATTGAGCTTCCGGATTCGGTACGGGCCACCACCGACCCCGCGGAGGCCGCGGCGGGCGCGGACTTCACGGTCCTCACCATCCCCTCGCAGACCCTGCGCGGCAACCTCGCCGAGTGGGTGCCGCTGCTGGCCCCCGGCACCGTGCTCGTCTCCCTCATGAAGGGCGTCGAACTCGGCACCGCCAAGCGGATGAGCGAGGTCATCGAGGAGGTCGCCAAGGTCTCCGCGGACCGGGTCGCGGTCGTCACCGGCCCCAACCTGGCCAAGGAGATCGCCCAGCGCCGGCCGGCCGCGGCCGTCGTCGCCTGCCGCGACGAAGCCGTCGCCCGGCGGCTCCAGTCGGCCTGCCACACCCCGTACTTCCGCCCGTACACCAACACGGATGTGGTCGGCTGCGAGCTGGGCGGCGCCGTCAAGAACGTCATCGGTCTCGCCGTCGGCATCGCGGACGGCATGGGCCTCGGCGACAACGCCAAGGGCTCGCTGATCACCCGCGGCCTCGCCGAGACGACCCGCCTCGGTCTCGCGATGGGCGCGGACCCGATGACCTTCTCCGGCCTCGCCGGACTGGGCGACCTGGTCGCGACCTGCTCGTCGCCGCTCTCCCGCAACCACACCTTCGGCACCAACCTCGGGCGCGGTATGACGCTCGAGGAGACCATCGCGGTCACCAAGCAGACCGCGGAAGGCGTCAAGTCCTGTGAGTCGGTGCTCGATCTGGCACGCCGGCACGGCGTCGACATGCCGATCACCGAGACGGTGGTGGGCATCGTCCACGAGGGCAAGCCGCCGGTCGTCGCGCTCAAGGAGCTGATGTCCCGCAGCGCCAAGCCCGAGCGCCACTGA
- a CDS encoding D-alanine--D-alanine ligase family protein, with the protein MSSENLPQSPEQLRKPRVAVVFGGRSSEHGISVVTAGAVLRSIDRTKYDVLPIGITTDGRWALTADEPDRMAITDRRTPSVEQLADSADGGVVLSVDPANREVVYSEPGSVPKVLGEVDVVFPMLHGPYGEDGTLQGLLELSGIPYVGSGVLASAVGQDKEYMKRVFISFGLPVGPYEVIRPREWEQDQSAARKKIIDFAGEHGWPLFVKPARGGSSMGITKVDDLSGLDDAIAEAQRHDPKILVESLLRGREIECGVLEFEDGPRASVPAEIPPVTAHEFYDFEAKYIDSAAGLVPAPLTPEQTAEVRRLAVEAFDAASCEGLVRADFFLQENGEFVINEINTMPGFTPISMYPRMWQESGVGYPELVDMLIQAALRRPTGLR; encoded by the coding sequence ATGAGCAGCGAGAACCTCCCCCAGAGCCCTGAGCAGCTCCGCAAGCCCCGCGTAGCCGTCGTCTTCGGCGGTCGCAGCTCCGAGCACGGAATCTCCGTGGTCACCGCCGGTGCCGTGCTGCGGTCCATCGACCGTACGAAGTACGACGTACTTCCGATCGGCATCACGACGGACGGCCGGTGGGCGCTGACCGCCGACGAACCGGACCGGATGGCCATCACCGACCGCAGGACGCCCAGCGTCGAGCAGCTGGCCGACTCCGCCGACGGTGGTGTCGTGCTGTCCGTCGATCCGGCCAACCGCGAGGTCGTCTACAGCGAACCCGGCTCCGTGCCCAAGGTCCTCGGCGAGGTCGACGTCGTCTTCCCGATGCTGCACGGCCCGTACGGCGAGGACGGCACCCTCCAGGGTCTGCTGGAGCTCTCCGGCATCCCTTACGTCGGCTCCGGCGTCCTCGCCTCGGCCGTCGGCCAGGACAAGGAGTACATGAAGCGGGTCTTCATCTCCTTCGGGCTGCCGGTCGGTCCGTACGAGGTGATCCGCCCCCGCGAGTGGGAGCAGGACCAGTCCGCCGCCCGCAAGAAGATCATCGACTTCGCGGGCGAGCACGGCTGGCCGCTCTTCGTGAAGCCCGCGCGCGGCGGGTCCTCCATGGGCATCACCAAGGTCGACGACCTGTCGGGCCTGGACGACGCGATCGCCGAGGCACAGCGCCACGACCCCAAGATCCTGGTGGAGTCGCTGCTGCGCGGCCGCGAGATCGAGTGCGGGGTGCTGGAGTTCGAGGACGGCCCGCGCGCCAGCGTCCCGGCCGAGATCCCGCCGGTCACGGCGCATGAGTTCTACGACTTCGAGGCCAAGTACATCGACTCGGCGGCCGGTCTGGTGCCCGCGCCGCTGACGCCGGAGCAGACCGCCGAGGTGCGGCGGCTCGCCGTCGAGGCCTTCGACGCCGCGTCCTGCGAGGGACTGGTCCGCGCGGACTTCTTCCTGCAGGAGAACGGCGAGTTCGTCATCAACGAGATCAACACGATGCCGGGCTTCACACCGATCTCGATGTACCCGCGGATGTGGCAGGAGAGCGGGGTCGGCTACCCGGAGCTGGTGGACATGCTGATCCAGGCGGCGCTGCGCCGCCCGACAGGCCTGCGCTAG
- a CDS encoding DUF3515 domain-containing protein, with product MTSSRRRPFCLSAAAVVLVAAAGCSSTDAAATIAVPSPPPEEASLCSALHRELPKSVAGQDREDPEPASELTAGWGDAAIVLRCGVPRPEKMSDPQAKSVEADGVNWLLEEDPEGPRFTTTYRKTYVEVTLGKQYAHDATPLAELADAVKKTVPASL from the coding sequence GTGACGTCTTCCCGCCGCCGGCCCTTCTGTCTGTCCGCCGCCGCCGTTGTGCTTGTGGCCGCCGCGGGCTGCTCCTCCACGGACGCAGCGGCGACGATCGCGGTTCCCAGCCCCCCGCCGGAGGAAGCCTCCCTGTGCAGTGCGCTGCACAGGGAGCTGCCCAAGTCCGTCGCCGGGCAGGACCGCGAGGATCCCGAACCGGCTTCCGAACTGACCGCCGGCTGGGGCGATGCCGCGATCGTACTGCGCTGCGGCGTCCCCCGGCCGGAGAAGATGAGCGACCCCCAGGCGAAGTCCGTGGAGGCGGACGGCGTGAACTGGCTGCTGGAGGAGGACCCCGAAGGCCCCCGGTTCACCACCACGTACCGCAAAACCTATGTCGAGGTCACGCTGGGCAAGCAGTACGCCCATGACGCGACCCCGCTCGCCGAACTGGCCGACGCCGTCAAGAAGACGGTGCCGGCCAGCCTTTGA
- a CDS encoding Lrp/AsnC family transcriptional regulator has product MVQAYILIQTEVGKASTVAETIGKIPGVIQAEDVTGPYDVIVRAQAETVDDLGRMVVAKVQQVDGITRTLTCPVVHL; this is encoded by the coding sequence GTGGTACAGGCGTACATCCTCATTCAGACCGAGGTGGGCAAGGCGTCGACCGTCGCCGAGACCATCGGCAAGATTCCGGGAGTGATTCAGGCCGAGGACGTAACCGGTCCCTACGACGTGATCGTGCGCGCACAGGCCGAGACGGTCGATGATCTCGGTCGCATGGTGGTCGCCAAGGTCCAGCAAGTGGACGGCATCACCCGCACCCTGACCTGCCCGGTCGTGCACCTGTAG
- a CDS encoding thiamine-phosphate kinase, translating to MKGTVGELGEFGLIRELTSRLTSTPAVRLGPGDDAAVVAAPDRRVVASTDVLLEGRHFRRDWSTAYDVGRKAAAQNLADIAAMGAVPTALLLGLVVPAELPVTWATELMDGIRDECQVAGAAVVGGDVVRGEVITLAITALGDLRNHEPVTRAGAQPGDVVAYTGWLGWSAAGHAVLSRGFRSPRAFVEAHRRPEPPYHAGPAAAGLGATAMTDVSDGLVADLGHIADASKVRIDLRSGMIDIPSQMNDIGQAVGVDPLQWVLTGGEDHAIVATFPSDVKLPARWKVIGEVLNPSALPQVTVDGAPWTSKGGWDHFGDIEDGT from the coding sequence GTGAAGGGCACTGTGGGCGAGTTGGGGGAGTTCGGGCTCATCAGGGAGCTCACCTCCCGGCTCACCTCCACCCCCGCGGTTCGGCTGGGGCCCGGCGACGACGCCGCGGTCGTGGCCGCACCCGACCGCAGGGTTGTGGCGAGTACGGACGTCCTGCTCGAGGGGCGGCACTTCCGCCGCGACTGGTCGACGGCGTACGACGTGGGACGCAAGGCGGCGGCGCAGAACCTCGCCGACATCGCGGCGATGGGCGCGGTCCCGACCGCGCTGCTGCTGGGCCTGGTCGTCCCGGCCGAACTCCCGGTCACGTGGGCCACCGAGCTGATGGACGGCATCCGGGACGAGTGCCAGGTCGCGGGCGCGGCCGTGGTCGGCGGCGATGTCGTACGCGGTGAGGTGATCACCCTCGCGATCACCGCGCTCGGCGATCTGCGCAACCACGAGCCGGTGACCCGGGCCGGCGCCCAGCCCGGCGATGTCGTCGCGTACACCGGCTGGTTGGGGTGGTCGGCCGCCGGGCACGCGGTGCTCTCGCGCGGCTTCCGCTCGCCGCGCGCCTTCGTCGAGGCGCACCGGCGGCCCGAACCGCCGTACCACGCGGGCCCCGCGGCGGCCGGCCTCGGCGCCACCGCCATGACCGACGTCAGCGACGGACTCGTCGCCGACCTCGGGCACATCGCGGACGCCAGCAAGGTCCGTATCGACCTGCGCTCCGGGATGATCGACATCCCCAGCCAGATGAACGACATCGGCCAGGCGGTAGGCGTCGACCCGCTGCAGTGGGTGCTGACCGGGGGAGAGGACCACGCGATCGTCGCGACCTTCCCGTCGGACGTGAAGCTGCCCGCCCGCTGGAAGGTGATCGGCGAGGTGCTCAACCCGTCGGCGCTGCCGCAGGTGACGGTCGACGGTGCGCCCTGGACCAGCAAGGGCGGCTGGGACCACTTCGGGGACATCGAGGACGGCACGTAG
- the thiD gene encoding bifunctional hydroxymethylpyrimidine kinase/phosphomethylpyrimidine kinase — protein MDIPPLPPRVLTVAGSDSGGGAGIQADLKTMLALGVHGMSVLTAVTAQNSLGVQGAWELPVEAVRAQYRSVVDDIGVQAVKTGMLASAPLVETVAELLALTDAPVVVDPVGVSKHGDPLLAASALDSVRKKLLPLATVATPNLDEVAQLTGVVVEDETGMRRAADAVLGFGPRWALIKGGHLAGDAVDLLSDGTEEHWLRAPRHDNRHTHGTGCTLASAVASGLAKGMSVPEAVRAAKEYVTGAIAAGFALGHGIGPVDHGWRFR, from the coding sequence ATGGACATACCCCCGCTGCCTCCCCGCGTGCTCACCGTCGCCGGATCCGACTCCGGCGGCGGTGCCGGCATTCAGGCCGACCTGAAGACCATGCTGGCGCTCGGCGTACACGGCATGAGCGTGCTCACCGCGGTCACCGCGCAGAACTCGCTGGGTGTGCAGGGGGCGTGGGAACTGCCCGTCGAGGCGGTACGGGCCCAGTACCGCAGCGTCGTCGACGACATCGGCGTACAGGCCGTGAAGACCGGAATGCTGGCCTCGGCGCCGCTGGTCGAGACGGTCGCGGAGCTGCTGGCGCTGACGGATGCGCCGGTGGTCGTGGACCCGGTGGGGGTGTCCAAGCACGGGGATCCGCTGCTGGCCGCGTCCGCACTCGATTCCGTACGGAAGAAGCTGCTGCCCCTCGCGACCGTGGCCACGCCCAATCTCGACGAGGTGGCCCAGCTCACGGGTGTGGTGGTCGAGGACGAGACCGGGATGCGCCGGGCCGCGGACGCGGTGCTCGGCTTCGGGCCGCGCTGGGCGCTGATCAAGGGCGGGCATCTCGCGGGCGACGCGGTGGACCTGCTGAGCGACGGCACCGAGGAGCACTGGCTGCGCGCGCCCCGGCACGACAACCGGCACACCCACGGGACGGGCTGCACGCTCGCGTCGGCGGTCGCCTCGGGGCTGGCGAAGGGGATGAGCGTCCCGGAGGCCGTACGGGCCGCCAAGGAGTACGTCACGGGCGCGATCGCGGCCGGTTTCGCACTGGGGCACGGAATCGGCCCGGTGGATCACGGCTGGCGTTTCCGCTGA
- the rpmB gene encoding 50S ribosomal protein L28 → MAANCDVCGKGPGFGNNISHSHRRTSRRWNPNIQRVRAVVGRTPKRLNVCTSCIKAGKVSR, encoded by the coding sequence GTGGCTGCCAACTGCGACGTCTGCGGCAAGGGGCCGGGCTTCGGCAACAACATTTCGCACTCGCACCGCCGTACGTCTCGTCGCTGGAACCCGAACATCCAGCGTGTGCGTGCCGTGGTCGGTCGGACGCCGAAGCGGCTCAACGTCTGCACCTCGTGCATCAAGGCCGGCAAGGTCTCGCGCTAA
- a CDS encoding DAK2 domain-containing protein codes for MPQTLDAAAVRAWCSLALEALGREREEIDAINVYPVADGDTGTNLYLTVESAAQAVEAVFAAHETGSSTPAPADVIRAMAHGALIGARGNSGTILAQLLRGMAEQIGDGDHLAGALRRAAGLAREAVAHPVEGTILSVAGAAADAAESAPGSLADTARASYAGARTALDATPGQLAVLDRAGVVDAGGRGLLVVLGALVEAVSGEAPVAPPLAHVRREPAALAAEPCADGGPAFEVIYLLEADDAAVARLRTRLDGFGDSLVVVGGDGLWNVHVHVDDAGAAVEAGVEAGRPYRIRITHFDSGAAVTREQVQRAVVVVVPGEGLAGLCAEAGATTVLARPGEPPASGELVEAIRRAHAREVVLLPNSAELRHTAAAAAEQARTEGVRVALIPTRAAVQGIAALAVHEPDRRFDEDVVAMTAAAGATRYAELAVAERQSWTSAGVCQAGDVLGLIDGDVAVIGTDVARTAETVLNRMLAAGGELVTLVLGEDVPDEVAERLESYVRDGHLAVDTMVYRGGHQSTPLLIGVE; via the coding sequence GTGCCGCAGACCCTCGACGCCGCAGCGGTGCGCGCCTGGTGCTCACTGGCCCTGGAGGCCCTCGGCCGGGAGCGCGAGGAGATCGACGCGATCAATGTCTATCCGGTCGCGGACGGGGACACCGGCACGAATCTCTACCTGACCGTGGAGTCCGCGGCCCAGGCCGTCGAGGCGGTCTTCGCAGCGCACGAGACCGGGTCGTCCACGCCCGCGCCCGCCGATGTGATCCGGGCCATGGCGCACGGAGCGCTGATCGGCGCACGCGGGAACTCGGGGACGATCCTGGCGCAGCTGCTCCGCGGCATGGCGGAGCAGATCGGCGACGGGGATCACCTGGCCGGCGCGCTGCGGCGGGCGGCCGGGCTGGCGCGCGAGGCGGTGGCGCACCCGGTCGAGGGCACGATCCTGAGCGTGGCGGGTGCGGCGGCCGACGCCGCGGAGTCCGCCCCGGGCTCGCTGGCCGACACGGCCCGCGCGTCGTACGCGGGGGCGCGGACCGCGCTGGACGCGACGCCGGGGCAGCTCGCCGTACTTGACCGCGCGGGCGTGGTCGACGCGGGCGGGCGAGGGCTGCTGGTGGTGCTGGGGGCGCTGGTCGAGGCGGTGTCGGGGGAGGCCCCGGTTGCTCCTCCGCTCGCGCACGTACGCCGGGAGCCGGCCGCCCTGGCCGCGGAACCGTGCGCGGACGGCGGCCCGGCCTTCGAGGTGATCTACCTGCTGGAGGCCGACGACGCGGCGGTGGCCCGGCTGCGAACCCGGCTCGACGGGTTCGGCGACTCGCTCGTCGTCGTCGGCGGCGACGGCCTGTGGAACGTCCATGTGCACGTCGACGACGCGGGCGCCGCGGTGGAGGCGGGAGTCGAGGCGGGGCGGCCGTACCGGATCCGCATCACCCACTTCGACAGCGGGGCGGCGGTGACGCGCGAGCAGGTGCAGCGCGCGGTCGTCGTGGTCGTCCCCGGAGAGGGCCTGGCCGGACTGTGCGCCGAGGCGGGCGCGACGACCGTGCTGGCGCGGCCGGGGGAGCCGCCGGCGAGCGGGGAACTGGTGGAGGCGATCCGGCGGGCGCACGCGCGCGAGGTGGTCCTGCTGCCGAACTCCGCGGAACTGCGGCACACGGCCGCGGCCGCGGCCGAACAGGCCCGTACGGAAGGCGTACGGGTCGCCCTCATCCCGACCCGCGCGGCCGTCCAGGGCATCGCGGCGCTCGCCGTCCACGAACCGGACCGGCGCTTCGACGAGGACGTGGTCGCGATGACGGCGGCGGCGGGCGCGACGCGATACGCCGAACTGGCCGTCGCGGAACGGCAGTCGTGGACGTCGGCGGGCGTCTGCCAGGCCGGGGACGTACTGGGCCTGATCGACGGGGACGTCGCGGTGATCGGCACGGACGTGGCCCGGACGGCGGAGACGGTACTGAACCGGATGCTGGCGGCCGGCGGTGAACTGGTGACGCTGGTGCTGGGCGAGGACGTCCCGGACGAGGTGGCCGAGCGCCTGGAGAGCTACGTCAGGGACGGCCACCTGGCGGTGGACACGATGGTCTACCGGGGCGGCCACCAGTCGACGCCGCTCCTGATCGGCGTGGAGTAG